The Salminus brasiliensis chromosome 8, fSalBra1.hap2, whole genome shotgun sequence genome has a window encoding:
- the rev1 gene encoding DNA repair protein REV1 isoform X2, with protein MDGWMDGWAQGGYMAAKVSKLQEQFQKDAPREKQKHGASSSIFSGVAIYVNGYTDPSADELRRLMMLHGGQFHLYYSRSKTTHIIATNLPNSKIQELKGEKVVRPEWITDSIKAGQQLSYLQYQLYAKQKGLNFTNVHAWHGQDAGGSCHGLPEPNLNLPQKRNQEHSRSNPAFIVTPTLPSRHADKTHCRLDIKLNGLYTDFSEHEGLSVNGIHDGDTNDNSSGIFLKEKDCIQTNGHAHPLNGALKLKDSVACSKRALQVESSFPQVQPPQSESEEMGRPSCSRSAGLASDHVASTASTSLALSPQVVIHHEQSPDSSILSEPASATISAVRKNSEKSEISRVRLNGSHYIASDSTLNDSNNQTGKSPAKGSEAGIISEFFSHSRLHHISTWRNEFSEYVNALQSRRRATGGAAFSGKERLKKLRANHCGGSSSMPAPQVRQSCILHVDMDCFFVSVGIRHRPELIGKPVAVTSNRGRGLVPQRPGANPQLEMQYYQKKQNQHRAGRTENDLEMTPSPESEETCNNGVEQSDHAALSMAEIASCSYEARKAGVRNGMFFGQAKQLCPELQSVPYDFHAYKEVALAMYETLASYTYNIEALSCDEALVDATALLAELGITPDELASAIRADVREKTGCSASIGMGSNILLARMATRKAKPNGQYFLRPEEVDDFIRDQSVTSLPGVGRSMSSKLASLGVSTCGDLQQVSMVRLQKEFGPRTGQTLFRFCRGLDDRPVRSEKERKSVSAEMNYNIRFTQIEEAETFLTNLSMEVQKRLHGSGLRGRRITLKVMMRKAGAPLEPAKYGGHGICDNLARSVLLAQPTDSGQLIAAEVIKLFRAMKLTVTDMRGVGLQMQLLESSHSDTGPARSRSIRDLFTSRRPAQTQSKEHQRTDNFPSMSSNQDKVSSPSVLLNTLFDSEPGTSKGEPSTPSHSRAHLNLSIEVPSPSQVDRSVLEALPLELREQVEQSWNHREEKPSTSSHLFTPHRTPSSTPSVPLAGALLVHLPDQSGQIGSTGIVLELPDFSQVDPDVFAALPRELQEELRSAYRCRENTLSQSTVVIAEQRNPLLQLKQPAVGKMKRRYKRKNSSPAKKGASPLKRLLPGTSPAKSSPSKIIPLSLTCKDAPPGFKTESAPPSSSLNNHVPDMLSKFVPRSAPALAGACELGDIRALLREWVTTISEPMEEDILQVVKYCTELVEDKDLEKLDLVIKYMKRLMQQSVESVWSMAFDFILDNVQVVVQQTYGGTLKIT; from the exons atggatggatggatggatggatgggcaCAGGGAGGGTACATGGCTGCTAAGGTCTCTAAACTGCAGGAGCAGTTTCAGAAGGATGCTCccagagaaaaacagaaacatGGAGCGTCGTCCAGCATCTTCAGTGGAGTGGCTATCTATGTTAATGGATACACAG ACCCAAGTGCAGATGAATTGCGCAGGCTAATGATGCTACATGGAGGACAGTTCCATCTGTATTACTCGCGGTCCAAAACTACACACATCATTGCCACCAACCTGCCCAACAGCAAAATACAAGAGCTAAAAGGGGAGAAAGTAGTACGACCTGAATGGATTACTGACAG TATCAAGGCAGGACAGCAGCTCTCCTACCTGCAATATCAGCTTTATGCAAAGCAGAAGGGCTTAAACTTCACCAATGTGCACGCCTGGCATGGTCAGGATGCTGGTGGGTCTTGTCATGGCCTACCCGAACCCAACCTGAACCTTCCTCAAAAACGCAACCAGGAACACAGCCGCTCCAACCCTGCTTTCATTGTTACTCCAACACTGCCATCCAGACATGCTGATAAAACCCATTGTCGTCTGGACATCAAACT GAATGGCTTGTACACAGATTTCTCTGAGCATGAAGGCCTAAGTGTTAATGGAATTCATGATGGGGACACTAATGATAATTCCTCTGGCATTTTTCTGAAGGAAAAGGACTGTATACAAACCAATGGCCATGCTCATCCTCTGAATGGTGCCTTAAAACTAAAAGACTCTGTTGCATGTTCAAAACGTGCACTCCAAGTGGAATCCAGCTTCCCCCAGGTTCAGCCCCCACAGTCAGAATCTGAAGAAATGGGGAGGCCCAGCTGCAGTCGTTCAGCTGGTCTTGCATCGGATCATGTAGCATCCACAGCCAGCACCTCACTGGCACTCAGCCCTCAAGTTGTCATTCATCATGAACAAAGCCCTGATTCATCCATCCTATCAGAGCCCGCTTCAGCAACCATCTCAGCTGTTCGAAAAAATTCAGAAAAGTCAGAGATTAGTCGAGTCAGACTGAACGGGAGTCACTACATCGCTTCTGACTCCACTTTAAACGACTCTAACAACCAGACAGGCAAGTCACCAGCAAAGGGCTCAGAGGCTGGGATTATTTCAgagttcttctctcactcacgGCTCCATCATATCTCCACATGGCGCAATGAGTTCTCGGAGTATGTAAACGCCCTGCAGAGCCGACGTCGGGCTACGGGTGGAGCTGCTTTCTCTGGGAAAGAGAGGCTAAAAAAACTCCGAGCTAATCACTGTGGAG GTTCCTCATCCATGCCTGCTCCGCAGGTACGTCAGTCCTGCATTCTGCACGTAGACATGGACTGCTTCTTTGTGTCAGTGGGGATCAGACACAGACCTGAACTTATAG GGAAACCAGTTGCTGTGACAAGTAATCGTGGACGTGGCCTTGTTCCTCAGCGACCTGGTGCTAACCCTCAGCTGGAGATGCAGTACTACCAGAAGAAACAGAACCAGCACAGAGCAG GCAGGACAGAAAATGATCTTGAGATGACCCCTTCCCCAGAAAGTGAAGAGACTTGCAATAATGGAGTAGAGCAATCTGACCATGCCGCGCTCTCTATGGCAGAGATAGCTTCTTGCAGCTATGAGGCCAG GAAAGCTGGTGTGAGGAATGGCATGTTTTTTGGTCAGGCTAAACAGCTCTGTCCTGAGCTACAGTCTGTGCCCTATGATTTCCATGCATACAAAGAGGTGGCACTGGCCATGTATGAGACCCTTGCCAG ttatACATATAACATTGAGGCTCTGAGTTGTGACGAGGCGCTAGTGGATGCCACAGCCCTGCTGGCAGAGCTGGGGATCACACCTGATGAGCTGGCAAGTGCCATCCGTGCTGATGTGAGGGAGAAAACAGGCTGTTCTGCCTCCATTGGAATGG GTTCCAACATCCTTCTGGCCAGGATGGCAACCCGTAAGGCGAAACCTAATGGACAGTATTTTCTTAGACCAGAGGAGGTAGATGACTTCATCAGAGATCAGTCTGTTACCAGTCTGCCTG gtgtgggaCGCTCTATGAGCAGTAAGCTGGCCTCTCTGGGTGTGAGTACTTGTGGGGACCTGCAGCAGGTCTCCATGGTGCGTCTACAGAAGGAATTTGGGCCACGTACAGGACAGACTCTCTTCCGCTTCTGCAGAGGACTAGACGATAGACCTGTTCGCagtgaaaaagaaaggaagTCTGTGTCTGCCGAGATGAACTACAACATCCGCTTCACGCAG ATTGAGGAGGCAGAGACTTTTCTGACGAACCTTTCTATGGAGGTGCAGAAGAGACTGCACGGGTCAGGGCTTAGAGGTCGCCGGATAACTCTGAAAGTGATGATGCGCAAAGCAGGTGCTCCACTGGAGCCTGCCAAATATGGTGGGCATGGCATCTGTGACAACCTGGCCAG ATCTGTGCTGCTAGCTCAGCCTACAGACAGTGGCCAGCTTATTGCAGCAGAAGTCATTAAGCTCTTCCGCGCCATGAAGCTGACTGTGACTGACATGAGAGGGGTGGGACTACAGATGCAGCTTCTTGAGAGTTCACACTCGGACACTGGACCGGCTCGTTCCCGCTCTATCAGAGACTTGTTCACGAGTAGACGCCCTGCACAGACCCAGAGCAAAGAACATCAGAGAACAG aTAACTTTCCCAGCATGTCTTCCAATCAAGATAAGGTTTCCTCTCCTTCAGTACTGCTCAACACGCTTTTTGATTCAGAGCCTGGGACAAGTAAAGGGGAACCTTCTACCCCCAGCCACTCTCGAGCACACCTCAACCTTAGCATTGAGGTGCCGTCTCCCTCTCAG GTGGATCGCTCTGTATTAGAAGCTCTACCACTGGAGCTGAGAGAACAAGTGGAGCAGTCATGGAACCACAGAGAGGAGAAACCAAGTACCTCATCTCATCTGTTCACACCTCACCGAACCCCTTCCTCTACTCCCTCAGTGCCTCTGGCAGGCGCCCTGCTGGTACACCTCCCAGACCAGTCTGGACAAATTGGCAGCACGGGCATTGTACTGGAGTTACCTGATTTCTCCCAG GTTGACCCAGACGTGTTTGCCGCACTCCCAAGGGAGTTACAGGAGGAGCTACGCTCTGCTTACAGATGCAGGGAAAATACTCTGTCTCAAAGCACAGTGG TGATAGCTGAGCAGAGAAACCCGCTTCTACAGCTGAAGCAGCCTGCGGTGGGCAAGATGAAGCGACGCTACAAGAGGAAAAATTCCAGCCCTGCCAAAAAGGGGGCTAGTCCATTAAAGCGACTCCTCCCTGGAACCAGCCCTGCAAAATCCAGTCCCTCCAAAATCATCCCACTCTCGTTAACGTGTAAAGATGCCCCACCTGGTTTTAAG ACTGAAAGTGCACCTCCCTCATCCTCTTTGAACAATCATGTGCCAGATATGCTATCCAAATTTGTTCCCCGCTCTGCACCAGCCCTAGCTGGAGCTTGTGAACTTGGTGACATCAGAGCTCTGCTGCGGGAATGGGTTACCACTATCTCAG
- the rev1 gene encoding DNA repair protein REV1 isoform X1 — protein MDGWMDGWAQGGYMAAKVSKLQEQFQKDAPREKQKHGASSSIFSGVAIYVNGYTDPSADELRRLMMLHGGQFHLYYSRSKTTHIIATNLPNSKIQELKGEKVVRPEWITDSIKAGQQLSYLQYQLYAKQKGLNFTNVHAWHGQDAGGSCHGLPEPNLNLPQKRNQEHSRSNPAFIVTPTLPSRHADKTHCRLDIKLNGLYTDFSEHEGLSVNGIHDGDTNDNSSGIFLKEKDCIQTNGHAHPLNGALKLKDSVACSKRALQVESSFPQVQPPQSESEEMGRPSCSRSAGLASDHVASTASTSLALSPQVVIHHEQSPDSSILSEPASATISAVRKNSEKSEISRVRLNGSHYIASDSTLNDSNNQTGKSPAKGSEAGIISEFFSHSRLHHISTWRNEFSEYVNALQSRRRATGGAAFSGKERLKKLRANHCGGSSSMPAPQVRQSCILHVDMDCFFVSVGIRHRPELIGKPVAVTSNRGRGLVPQRPGANPQLEMQYYQKKQNQHRAGRTENDLEMTPSPESEETCNNGVEQSDHAALSMAEIASCSYEARKAGVRNGMFFGQAKQLCPELQSVPYDFHAYKEVALAMYETLASYTYNIEALSCDEALVDATALLAELGITPDELASAIRADVREKTGCSASIGMGSNILLARMATRKAKPNGQYFLRPEEVDDFIRDQSVTSLPGVGRSMSSKLASLGVSTCGDLQQVSMVRLQKEFGPRTGQTLFRFCRGLDDRPVRSEKERKSVSAEMNYNIRFTQIEEAETFLTNLSMEVQKRLHGSGLRGRRITLKVMMRKAGAPLEPAKYGGHGICDNLARSVLLAQPTDSGQLIAAEVIKLFRAMKLTVTDMRGVGLQMQLLESSHSDTGPARSRSIRDLFTSRRPAQTQSKEHQRTDNFPSMSSNQDKVSSPSVLLNTLFDSEPGTSKGEPSTPSHSRAHLNLSIEVPSPSQVDRSVLEALPLELREQVEQSWNHREEKPSTSSHLFTPHRTPSSTPSVPLAGALLVHLPDQSGQIGSTGIVLELPDFSQVDPDVFAALPRELQEELRSAYRCRENTLSQSTVVIAEQRNPLLQLKQPAVGKMKRRYKRKNSSPAKKGASPLKRLLPGTSPAKSSPSKIIPLSLTCKDAPPGFKVHFCLQTESAPPSSSLNNHVPDMLSKFVPRSAPALAGACELGDIRALLREWVTTISEPMEEDILQVVKYCTELVEDKDLEKLDLVIKYMKRLMQQSVESVWSMAFDFILDNVQVVVQQTYGGTLKIT, from the exons atggatggatggatggatggatgggcaCAGGGAGGGTACATGGCTGCTAAGGTCTCTAAACTGCAGGAGCAGTTTCAGAAGGATGCTCccagagaaaaacagaaacatGGAGCGTCGTCCAGCATCTTCAGTGGAGTGGCTATCTATGTTAATGGATACACAG ACCCAAGTGCAGATGAATTGCGCAGGCTAATGATGCTACATGGAGGACAGTTCCATCTGTATTACTCGCGGTCCAAAACTACACACATCATTGCCACCAACCTGCCCAACAGCAAAATACAAGAGCTAAAAGGGGAGAAAGTAGTACGACCTGAATGGATTACTGACAG TATCAAGGCAGGACAGCAGCTCTCCTACCTGCAATATCAGCTTTATGCAAAGCAGAAGGGCTTAAACTTCACCAATGTGCACGCCTGGCATGGTCAGGATGCTGGTGGGTCTTGTCATGGCCTACCCGAACCCAACCTGAACCTTCCTCAAAAACGCAACCAGGAACACAGCCGCTCCAACCCTGCTTTCATTGTTACTCCAACACTGCCATCCAGACATGCTGATAAAACCCATTGTCGTCTGGACATCAAACT GAATGGCTTGTACACAGATTTCTCTGAGCATGAAGGCCTAAGTGTTAATGGAATTCATGATGGGGACACTAATGATAATTCCTCTGGCATTTTTCTGAAGGAAAAGGACTGTATACAAACCAATGGCCATGCTCATCCTCTGAATGGTGCCTTAAAACTAAAAGACTCTGTTGCATGTTCAAAACGTGCACTCCAAGTGGAATCCAGCTTCCCCCAGGTTCAGCCCCCACAGTCAGAATCTGAAGAAATGGGGAGGCCCAGCTGCAGTCGTTCAGCTGGTCTTGCATCGGATCATGTAGCATCCACAGCCAGCACCTCACTGGCACTCAGCCCTCAAGTTGTCATTCATCATGAACAAAGCCCTGATTCATCCATCCTATCAGAGCCCGCTTCAGCAACCATCTCAGCTGTTCGAAAAAATTCAGAAAAGTCAGAGATTAGTCGAGTCAGACTGAACGGGAGTCACTACATCGCTTCTGACTCCACTTTAAACGACTCTAACAACCAGACAGGCAAGTCACCAGCAAAGGGCTCAGAGGCTGGGATTATTTCAgagttcttctctcactcacgGCTCCATCATATCTCCACATGGCGCAATGAGTTCTCGGAGTATGTAAACGCCCTGCAGAGCCGACGTCGGGCTACGGGTGGAGCTGCTTTCTCTGGGAAAGAGAGGCTAAAAAAACTCCGAGCTAATCACTGTGGAG GTTCCTCATCCATGCCTGCTCCGCAGGTACGTCAGTCCTGCATTCTGCACGTAGACATGGACTGCTTCTTTGTGTCAGTGGGGATCAGACACAGACCTGAACTTATAG GGAAACCAGTTGCTGTGACAAGTAATCGTGGACGTGGCCTTGTTCCTCAGCGACCTGGTGCTAACCCTCAGCTGGAGATGCAGTACTACCAGAAGAAACAGAACCAGCACAGAGCAG GCAGGACAGAAAATGATCTTGAGATGACCCCTTCCCCAGAAAGTGAAGAGACTTGCAATAATGGAGTAGAGCAATCTGACCATGCCGCGCTCTCTATGGCAGAGATAGCTTCTTGCAGCTATGAGGCCAG GAAAGCTGGTGTGAGGAATGGCATGTTTTTTGGTCAGGCTAAACAGCTCTGTCCTGAGCTACAGTCTGTGCCCTATGATTTCCATGCATACAAAGAGGTGGCACTGGCCATGTATGAGACCCTTGCCAG ttatACATATAACATTGAGGCTCTGAGTTGTGACGAGGCGCTAGTGGATGCCACAGCCCTGCTGGCAGAGCTGGGGATCACACCTGATGAGCTGGCAAGTGCCATCCGTGCTGATGTGAGGGAGAAAACAGGCTGTTCTGCCTCCATTGGAATGG GTTCCAACATCCTTCTGGCCAGGATGGCAACCCGTAAGGCGAAACCTAATGGACAGTATTTTCTTAGACCAGAGGAGGTAGATGACTTCATCAGAGATCAGTCTGTTACCAGTCTGCCTG gtgtgggaCGCTCTATGAGCAGTAAGCTGGCCTCTCTGGGTGTGAGTACTTGTGGGGACCTGCAGCAGGTCTCCATGGTGCGTCTACAGAAGGAATTTGGGCCACGTACAGGACAGACTCTCTTCCGCTTCTGCAGAGGACTAGACGATAGACCTGTTCGCagtgaaaaagaaaggaagTCTGTGTCTGCCGAGATGAACTACAACATCCGCTTCACGCAG ATTGAGGAGGCAGAGACTTTTCTGACGAACCTTTCTATGGAGGTGCAGAAGAGACTGCACGGGTCAGGGCTTAGAGGTCGCCGGATAACTCTGAAAGTGATGATGCGCAAAGCAGGTGCTCCACTGGAGCCTGCCAAATATGGTGGGCATGGCATCTGTGACAACCTGGCCAG ATCTGTGCTGCTAGCTCAGCCTACAGACAGTGGCCAGCTTATTGCAGCAGAAGTCATTAAGCTCTTCCGCGCCATGAAGCTGACTGTGACTGACATGAGAGGGGTGGGACTACAGATGCAGCTTCTTGAGAGTTCACACTCGGACACTGGACCGGCTCGTTCCCGCTCTATCAGAGACTTGTTCACGAGTAGACGCCCTGCACAGACCCAGAGCAAAGAACATCAGAGAACAG aTAACTTTCCCAGCATGTCTTCCAATCAAGATAAGGTTTCCTCTCCTTCAGTACTGCTCAACACGCTTTTTGATTCAGAGCCTGGGACAAGTAAAGGGGAACCTTCTACCCCCAGCCACTCTCGAGCACACCTCAACCTTAGCATTGAGGTGCCGTCTCCCTCTCAG GTGGATCGCTCTGTATTAGAAGCTCTACCACTGGAGCTGAGAGAACAAGTGGAGCAGTCATGGAACCACAGAGAGGAGAAACCAAGTACCTCATCTCATCTGTTCACACCTCACCGAACCCCTTCCTCTACTCCCTCAGTGCCTCTGGCAGGCGCCCTGCTGGTACACCTCCCAGACCAGTCTGGACAAATTGGCAGCACGGGCATTGTACTGGAGTTACCTGATTTCTCCCAG GTTGACCCAGACGTGTTTGCCGCACTCCCAAGGGAGTTACAGGAGGAGCTACGCTCTGCTTACAGATGCAGGGAAAATACTCTGTCTCAAAGCACAGTGG TGATAGCTGAGCAGAGAAACCCGCTTCTACAGCTGAAGCAGCCTGCGGTGGGCAAGATGAAGCGACGCTACAAGAGGAAAAATTCCAGCCCTGCCAAAAAGGGGGCTAGTCCATTAAAGCGACTCCTCCCTGGAACCAGCCCTGCAAAATCCAGTCCCTCCAAAATCATCCCACTCTCGTTAACGTGTAAAGATGCCCCACCTGGTTTTAAG GTGCATTTTTGTTTACAGACTGAAAGTGCACCTCCCTCATCCTCTTTGAACAATCATGTGCCAGATATGCTATCCAAATTTGTTCCCCGCTCTGCACCAGCCCTAGCTGGAGCTTGTGAACTTGGTGACATCAGAGCTCTGCTGCGGGAATGGGTTACCACTATCTCAG